In the Caenorhabditis elegans chromosome X genome, one interval contains:
- the unc-2 gene encoding Voltage-dependent calcium channel type A subunit alpha-1 (Confirmed by transcript evidence) — MTRMKEASRQLPSPSQLAAEEARREQKAESGTFVRKTTLSSNAPVKEKGPSSLFIFAEDNIIRRNAKAIIEWGPFEYFILLTIIGNCVVLSMEQHLPKNDKKALSEWLERTEPYFMGIFCLECVLKVIAFGFALHKGSYLRSGWNIMDFIVVVSGVVTMLPFSPATQTANQPVDSVDLRTLRAVRVLRPLKLVSGIPSLQVVLKSILCAMAPLLQIGLLVLFAIIIFAIIGLEFYSGAFHSACYNERGEIENVSERPMPCTNKTSPMGVYNCDVKGTTCLQKWIGPNYGITSFDNIGFAMITVFQCITMEGWTTVMYYTNDSLGSTYNWAYFIPLIVLGSFFMLNLVLGVLSGEFAKERERVENRREFLKLRRQQQIERELNGYLEWILTAEEVILKEDRTTEEEKAAIMEARRRAANKKLKQASKQQSTETEEDFEEDEDEMEEEYVDEAERKKRGCCHSVGKFIKQLRIQIRIMVKTQIFYWSVITLVFLNTCCVASEHYGQPQWFTDFLKYAEFVFLGIFVVEMLLKLFAMGSRTYFASKFNRFDCVVIVGSAAEVIWAEVYGGSFGISVMRALRLLRIFKLTSYWVSLRNLVRSLMNSMRSIISLLFLLFLFILIFALLGMQLFGGRFNFPTMHPYTHFDTFPVALITVFQILTGEDWNEVMYLAIESQGGIYSGGWPYSIYFIVLVLFGNYTLLNVFLAIAVDNLANAQELTAAEEADEKANEIEEESEELDEQYQEGDHCTIDMEGKTAGDMCAVARAMDDLDEECEEEESPFGGPKPMVPYSSMFFLSPTNPFRVLIHSIVCTKYFEMMVMTVICLSSVSLAAEDPVDEENPRNKVLQYMDYCFTGVFACEMLLKLIDQGILLHPGSYCRDFWNILDGIVVTCALFAFGFAGTEGSAGKNLNTIKSLRVLRVLRPLKTIKRIPKLKAVFDCVVNSLKNVFNILIVYFLFQFIFAVIAVQLFNGKFFFCTDKNRKFANTCHGQFFVYDNQNDPPRVEQREWRLRPFNYDNTINAMLTLFVVTTGEGWPGIRQNSMDTTFEDQGPSPFFRVEVALFYVMFFIVFPFFFVNIFVALIIITFQEQGEAELSEGDLDKNQKQCIDFALNARPRSLFMPEDKNSTKYRIWRLVTSPPFEYFIMTMICCNTLILMMKYYNNPLFYEEILRLFNTALTAVFTVESILKILAFGVRNYFRDGWNRFDFVTVVGSITDALVTEFGGHFVSLGFLRLFRAARLIRLLQQGYTIRILLWTFVQSFKALPYVCLLIGMLFFIYAIVGMQVFGNIWLNAATEINRHNNFQSFFNAVILLFRCATGEGWQDIMMAAVQGKDCARAGSAEINFEKGQTCGSNVSYAYFTSFVFLSSFLMLNLFVAVIMDNFDYLTRDSSILGPHHLDEFIRVWADYDPAATGRIHYSEMYEMLRIMAPPVGFGKKCPYRLAYKHLIRMNMPVAEDGTVHFTTTLFALIRESLSIKMRPVEEMDEADEELRLTLKKIWPLKAKKNMVDLVVPPNHELCFQKLTVGKIYAGLLILENYRARKSGTEVGGQGLFGGGLRSLVAAAKAAESQHSSHTPQPPEETTPIIPQHAQQFSAAPTMSAQGSLQQMQGTSSGGGQRPYSLFNSFVDTIKSGKQDGDVTDVQYQSVDQQHEKMNSTGRRLSDMFSKIRRGTSADHNPHQTEHLLAQDNRSPSSPRYRSMARASPPSPAERYGHPPRYRTESPPSSRSEYQMSIRDPIIRRNRYNTMEHSRSSHDPQYHQDQQQQQQPHHQQHSQHLQHSHHKTYQNHNQYSRSPIYSDDSSVAESYRREREFRRYQDSTPQDVSEDDDPMPTAVRARRLPLISTMPTHYESAYQPSSYNQHLNDSYGLGTGYQRDYHTSHSHSHHPTSQQQQHQPMYSTSPLISPRSSHSYYTPRSSQYYEIPSPSPDIYPSYRGSASPRRYPTSTVVVAPDREGSSARVIQAQPGSIPLSDSETEDDPRWAIV; from the exons TGTCGTCACCATGTTACCATTCTCTCCGGCAACACAGACCGCCAACCAACCGGTGGATTCTGTCGATCTTCGAACATTGCGAGCTGTTCGAGTGCTTCGACCGCTGAAACTGGTTTCTGGAATTCCaa GTTTGCAAGTTGTCCTCAAGTCGATCTTGTGTGCTATGGCACCATTGTTGCAAATTGGATTACTTGTGTTGTTTGCCATTATCATCTTCGCCATCATCGGACTGGAATTTTATTCGGGTGCATTTCACAGCGCTTGCTACAACGAACGcggtgaaattgaaaatgtttccgaGAGGCCAATGCCGTGCACCAACAAAACGTCTCCAATGGGTGTTTATAACTGTGATGTAAAAGGAACGACTTGTTTGCAAAAATGGATAGGTCCTAATTATG gaattacTTCTTTCGACAATATCGGATTTGCTATGATAACTGTGTTTCAGTGCATTACTATGGAAGGGTGGACCACTGTAATGTACTACACAAACGATTCACTTGGAAGCACATACAACTGGGCTTACTTTATTCCGCTCATTGTTCTAGGTTCTTTTTTCATGCTCAATCTCGTTCTCGGAGTATTGTCTGG agagtTCGCCAAGGAAAGAGAACGTGTTGAAAATCGTCGGGAATTCTTGAAGCTTAGAAGGCAACAACAAATTGAACGAGAGCTTAACGG ataTCTAGAATGGATTTTAACAGCCGAAGAGGTGATTCTAAAAGAAGATCGAACaactgaagaagaaaaagcagCGATCATGGAAGCCAGACGGCGAGCCGctaataaaaagttaaaacaagCCTCAAAACAGCAGTCTACAGAAACTGAAGAGGACTTTGAGGAGGACGAAGACGAAATGGAAGAGGAATACGTCGACGAAG cagaACGTAAGAAACGAGGATGTTGCCATTCAGttggaaaattcatcaaaCAACTGAG aattcaaaTCCGTATCATGGTGAAAACCCAAATCTTCTACTGGTCTGTCATCACATTGGTCTTTCTAAACACTTGCTGCGTTGCCAGTGAACACTATGGCCAACCACAATGGTTCACGGACTTTCTGa AATACGCCGAATTCGTGTTCCTCGGAATTTTCGTAGTTGAAAtgcttttgaaacttttcgcAATGGGATCAAGAACATATTTTGCATCTAAATTCAACCGTTTCGACTGTGTGGTCATCGTTGGATCAGCTGCTGAAGTAATTTGGGCTGAAGTGTATGGAGGATCATTCGGTATTTCGGTGATGAGAGCGCTGAGActtcttcgaattttcaagCTCACATCATACTGGGTGTCACTTCGTAATTTAGTCAGATCACTCATGAACTCCATGAGGAGTATTATTTCACTTCTCTTCCTACTTTTCTTGTTCATTCTCATTTTCGCCCTTCTTGGAATGCAGTTGTTCGGAGGAAGATTCAACTTTCCAACAATGCACCCTTACACACACTTTGACACTTTTCCAGTTGCTCTCATTACAGTATTCCAA ATCCTTACTGGAGAAGATTGGAACGAAGTCATGTATCTCGCGATTGAATCACAAGGAGGTATCTACAGTGGTGGATGGCCATACTCTATCTACTTTATTGTTTTAGTACTTTTCGGTAACT ACACTTTGTTGAATGTATTCTTGGCTATCGCCGTCGACAACTTAGCCAACGCTCAGGAACTCACTGCAGCTGAAGAAGCAGACGAGAAAGCAAATGAAATAGAGGAAGAATCTGAAGAACTTGACGAACAGTACCAAGAAGGTGATCATTGCACCATTGATATGGAGGGAAAAACAGCTGGAGACATGTGTGCGGTTGCAAGAGCTATGGATG ATTTGGACGAAGAATGCGAAGAAGAAGAGTCACCATTTGGAGGTCCAAAACCCATGGTTCCCTACAGTTCTATGTTCTTTCTCTCGCCAACTAATCCATTCCGAGTTCTGATTCACAGTATCGTGTGCACCAAATACTTTGAAATGATGGTCATGACCGTTATCTGTCTCTCATCGGTTTCTCTAGCCGCTGAAGATCCAGTCGATGAAGAAAATCCGAGAAACAAAGTCCTACAGTATATGGATTACTGTTTTACTGGAGTTTTTGCATGTGAAATGCTTCTAAAG TTGATTGATCAAGGTATTCTTCTACATCCCGGATCATATTGCCGCGATTTCTGGAATATTCTTGATGGAATTGTTGTAACATGCGCACTTTTCGCATTTGGTTTTGC AGGTACCGAAGGAAGTGCtggtaaaaatttgaacacaaTCAAATCGCTGAGGGTACTTCGAGTGCTTCGTCCACTCAAAACAATCAAAAGAATTCCAAAGCTCAAG gctgtATTCGATTGTGTTGTTAATTCATTGAAGAATGTATTCAACATTCTTAttgtttattttctatttcaattcatttttgctGTAATCGCAGTGCAGCTTTTCaacgggaaattttttttctgcactGACAAGAACCGAAAGTTCGCGAACACTTGCCACGGGCAGTTCTTTGTCTACGATAATCAGAATGATCCACCACGGGTTGAACAACGTGAATGGCGATTGAGACCGTTCAACTACGACAACACAATCAACGCAATGCTCACATTATTCGTTGTAACGACAGGAGAAGGATGGCCTGGCATTCGGCAGAACAGTATGGACACAACGTTCGAAGATCAGGGTCCAAGTCCATTTTTTCGGGTTGAAGTGGCTCTATTCTATGTGATGTTTTTCATcgtctttccatttttcttcgtCAACATTTTCGTCGCGTTGATTATCATCACGTTTCAAGAACAAGGAGAAGCAGAGTTAAGCGAAGGAGACTTGGACAAGAACCAAAAACAATGTATCGATTTTGCACTGAATGCTCGGCCAAGATCACTATTCATGCCGGAAGACAAGAACTCTACAAAGTATAGAATATGGAGGCTGGTTACATCACCGCCGTTTGAATACTTTATCATGACAATGATTTGCTGCAACACGCTCATTCTGATGATGAAGTACTACAATAATCCATTGTTTTATGAAGAAATTTTGAGGCTTTTCAATACCGCATTAACGGCCGTGTTTACAGTGGAGAGTATATTGAAGATTTTGGCATTCGGTGTTAGA aattacTTTCGTGATGGTTGGAATCGTTTCGATTTCGTCACCGTCGTCGGTTCTATCACTGATGCGCTGGTCACAGAGTTCGGAGGTCATTTTGTGTCGCTTGGATTTCTTCGACTGTTCCGAGCAGCTCGTCTCATTCGTCTCCTGCAGCAAGGATATACCATCCGAATCCTACTCTGGACGTTcgttcaaagtttcaaagcTCTACCGTATGTGTGTCTTTTGATTGGAATGCTCTTCTTCATTTACGCAATTGTTGGAATGCAAGTATTCGGGAATATCTGGTTGAATGCTGCCACCGAAATCAACAGACACAACAATTTCCAGTCTTTCTTCAACGCAGTTATTTTACTCTTCCGATGCGCGACTGGAGAAGGCTGGCAGGATATTATGATGGCTGCAGTTCAAGGGAAAGATTGCGCACGAGCCGGCTCTGCtgaaataaactttgaaaaaggcCAAACTTGCGGTAGCAACGTTTCATATGCCTACTTCACAAGTTTCGTTTTCCTCTCTTCTTTCTTGATGCTCAATTTATTCGTTGCCGTCATCATGGATAATTTTGACTACCTCACAAGAGATTCTTCCATTCTGGGTCCCCATCATTTAGACGAGTTTATCAGAGTCTGGGCAGATTACGATCCAGCAGCAAC GGGCCGAATTCACTATTCCGAAATGTATGAGATGTTAAGAATTATGGCACCTCCTGTCGGTTTTGGAAAGAAATGTCCATACCGATTGGCTTATAAACATCTAATCCGAATGAACATGCCGGTAGCAGAGGACGGAACTGTGCACTTTACAACTACCCTGTTCGCACTGATTCGAGAAAGTTTGAGCATAAAAATGAGACCGGTGGAAGAGATGGATGAAGCTGATGAGGAATTAAGATTGACATTAAAGAAAATCTGGCCACTGAAAGCAAAGAAAAACATGGTTGACTTGGTTGTTCCACCGAATCACG aactttgcTTCCAAAAGCTCACAGTGGGAAAAATCTACGCAGGACTTTTGATTCTCGAAAACTATCGAGCTCGAAAAAGCGGGACGGAG GTCGGTGGACAAGGATTGTTTGGCGGAGGCTTACGATCGTTGGTCGCTGCAGCGAAAGCTGCCGAATCGCAACATTCTTCCCACACTCCACAACCGCCAGAGGAAACCACTCCGATAATTCCACAACATGCACAGCAGTTCTCGGCAGCACCGACGATGAGCGCACAAGGATCCTTGCAACAAATGCAGGGAACGAGTAGTGGCGGTGGTCAA CGTCCCTATTCACTCTTCAATAGCTTCGTCGACACTATCAAATCTGGAAAACAGGATGGAGACGTCACAGATGTGCAATATCAAAGTGTTGATCAGCAGCA CGAAAAGATGAACTCGACTGGCAGGCGTTTGTCGGATATGTTCTCGAAAATTCGACGAGGCACATCAGCCGACCACAATCCGCATCAG ACCGAACATTTGTTGGCTCAAGATAATCGATCTCCATCGTCACCTAGATACCGAAGCATGGCCCGCGCGTCACCGCCGAGTCCTGCTGAACGATACGGTCATCCACCCAGATATCGCACCG AATCGCCTCCATCTTCGAGATCGGAGTACCAGATGTCAATTAGAGACCCGATAATTAGGCGTAATCGCTATAATACAATGGAACACTCGCGATCTTCCCACGATCCACAATATCATCAGgatcaacaacaacaacaacaaccacATCACCAGCAACACTCACAACATTTGCAACATTCACACCACAAAACGTACCAAAATCATAATCAATATTCAAGAAGTCCAATCTATTCCGATGATTCGAGTGTTGCTGAAAGTTATCGAAGAGAGCGAGAATTCCGAAGATATCAAG ACTCCACTCCACAAGATGTCAGCGAGGACGACGACCCGATGCCTACGGCGGTCCGAGCGCGCCGATTACCACTGATTTCCACAATGCCCACGCACTACGAGTCGGCCTACCAGCCATCATCATATAACCAGCATCTCAATGATTCATATG GTTTAGGAACCGGGTACCAACGAGATTATCACACTAGTCATTCACACTCGCACCATCCCACctcacaacaacaacaacatcaGCCCATGTACAGCACGTCACCACTAATATCACCGAGATCGAGTCATAGCTACTACACGCCGAGGAGCTCGCAATACTATGAAATACCATCGCCGAGTCCAGAT atttatccaTCGTATCGTGGATCGGCATCACCTCGCAGGTACCCCACCAGTACCGTCGTAGTGGCTCCAGATCGAGAAGGTTCGAGCGCTCGCGTCATTCAAGCTCAGCCTGGCTCGATACCACTATCTGACTCGGAAACAGAAGATGATCCTCGATGGGCAATTGTTTAG